The DNA window TTACAGAACGCGGCCAGTGTAGCCGGCCTGATGATTACGACTGAGGCTTCAATCGCCGATCTGCCCGAAAAACCCGAGCCGGCCGGTGAGCACGACCACGATCACGGAGACTTGGACGACGACTACTGATTTGAAAACACCCGCGCCCGTATGGCATAATGCACTGTCTGACTTTGGAGAAGGAAGGGGAAATCATGCAAACGACGAGACGGCTTCTGCTTGGGCTTTCTGTTCTCGCCCTGCTCGTAACGGTCAACTCAGGCTGCTCAGCGCTACACCCATCACATGAACCACAGACGCACACACACGCACACCAAGCCCATCCGCCCCAAGCACATCAACACCCCGAGATAGTCCAGGCAGTTGAGGGCGTGGCAGAAGCCGCCACTGGCCGGAGTGAATCCGCAGCAGGCCAGGCCGAAGCGGCCGCCCAGCGGGCGGAAGATTCTGCCGCTCGCGTGGAAGCGATGTTTGAGAAGCTGATGCAGAAGTAAACACCGAGCAGGGCAGCCTCGCGCTGCCCTGTTGCCGCTCTGCCTATCCGTTCTACTACTGTTCCTTTCAGAAAAGACCTGACCGCCACTTGCGGAACGGTCGGTCTCGCCCACCCACCCGAACCCAGCCATCCGTACAGACCAACCCCCTCAAAGCTCGCGTTGTTTTGCACGAAGCGGCTGTGAGCAGTACCGTTGTTCGGCCCGTTCTGTGCTCGACAACCTGAACAGGAGTCAGTCGAGCCGACATGATCACTCCACCGTTTCGGAGGGAGACGGATTGCAGAAGTCGAGTGAGGGTGGGAGTGAGGGTGGTCCAGGTTTGCTTGATCGAGAGCGGCAGCGAGCGAGTGTCAAGAACGACGGAAGAATCGGGAAAAAGCTCCACTTTGAGATTCCGAACAACCAAGGCATGGGCAAATCCTAAGCGAAAGGGTCCCCACAGACGTGCTTTGGAGAGGACCAGCGAGTCGCCAGAAACCCGCATGTGTAAGCGCCCCTCGTTGTGAGAAACGGTTTGAAAGCCTCGGAGACTCATTCCAGAGTCAGGAGTAGAAGTCATTGCTTCTTGTTTGTTGTTCACAAGGGCTGCTATCAAGCCGATGCATCCTACGAGGATGCCAATCAAAGCAAGCCCGCGTACACTTGTCTTCAAGGAAAGACGCTACCGCATTGTATCTGTCCGCATCGGCTTCATTATCTTCCAATGGTCAAGGTGTAGTCCCCGCCTTTCTCTGCAAAATAGGAGCTGACTTCGACCGTGTAAGAGCCTGAATCTAGGAGAGTAAGCCTCCCTCCCTCCAACGTATCGTAAGGCAGACAAGAATTGGGGCTATCTCCAAAACAGTCGTCGTTGTTGTCTACAACACGACCATCAGGACCGATCAGAACCAGGACAGTATCGAACGCCGAACTTTGGACCCGTAAGGAGGCTGACTGTCCCACCGTACCGGAGAGGGGATAACAATCCGCATAATAGAGCTCCCTTTTGAGAAACTGATTATTGATATCTCGCTGGGTGAGATCTGGAGTGGTCCCGCCAAAAGTGGGATCCGGAAATCTTCCCAGCGGAAAGAACGTTCCACCAAGTCCAGCGCGGCCCGGGAAAAGGGAGGCGGCATCAGCAGCGGTGAGGCGGCCTCTCACTGTTGTGGGAATGCTGATTGTCCTGCACCCACCGTCGAAGACAGGGATAAACGACCGGAGTGTCCTAAACCTCCCGGAGAACAGCAAGCTGAGATCGAGCCGCTCTGGATCGTCGAAGCCGAGATCCGTGGGTAAGGTGACTCTTCCCCGCAAAGACTGGCGGACTGACTCCAGCGTATCCTGTACCAGCCGCGCATCCGAGACGTCTTCTGGAAGCACTTCAATGACATCATCAGACTGGTCATCCGTCTCTGCCAGTACGGATTCGATGGCCACGTCCGCTTTCATCAGCGCTCGCTCAACTAGGTTCCGCGCTGTTGTGAGCGGAGCACTCGAGCGTAAATTCAGCAAGCGAGGCTCAGCGTCCAGAATGGCTCGGGACGGCTGTGTTGTCACCAGTTGCAAATCCGCGTCGAGATCATACGCTGCTGCGATCTCGAATGCCGCCTGGGCGAACTGCAAAGTTGCGGTCAGCGCCTGGATATCGCTTCTGTCTATCTCAACTTCGGCCTGTTCTATACCGACATCTTCCACCCTGGAACGCAGGCAGTCGGGTAAATGCATCAGGTCAAAACGGCTCTCGGCTGTACTCATAATGCGGTTCAGACTTTCTACTGCTGCGGCAATCTCTGAGAGAAGCACCTCTCTGAATGTCTGGATGATCGCTCCCGTTCGAGGCGCGCCCGGCGGCACTTGCTCCGGCAGGGTGACACGCATGGCGCAAACATCGCTGCTACCCCCAGTAACGGCGACTCCACTACGATTGGCCAGCGACATCAACTAAGGATGCGCAAGAATGGGAGTGACAATACGAGTAATGGCTGAGTAGAGATGAGCTTGTGGATTGCTTGGGTCCAATTCTACAGCTTGACGGAAGTGCTCATTTGCATCATGGAGGTTTCCGGCGGCCAACATACCTTCTCCCTACCGAACCAGGGCACCAGAACCGGAGACTTGGGTGATAACAAAATTTTGCTGCGCCTCTTGCCAGCGCAGCACCACATCGGTCCCGACTTCGGGGAAATCGGCCAGGGTAAACTCTCTGCTGGCTCCCTGTAAAAACGGCTCCCCAAAAGTCCTTACTGTTACGGTCACACTGGCAAACTCGGTCCCGTCGGCCAAAGCTCGCACGGTGTGGGTGCCGTCGCCTAAGAGATTCCAGTTGAAGAGCAGCCCAAAGCCATTATCCCTATCGCCACACGCACCCTGGGTATCGCCCCGGTCGGTGCCGTAGGCCGCCTCCACGGGCGGTAGACTGTTAAACTGGACCTCAATTCTGTCCGCCTCACACACCCAACCAGAGATGATCCCGATGCCGCTTTGGAAGGAGCCGGGCGCGGGATTCTCTAAGACCCGGGGCGAGCGCCCGGACGTACCGCCACTCGGGCCTGCGCTGCCGTCGGTGATGACAAAGTTCTGCTGCGATTCCTGCCAGCGCACCACCACGTCTTGCCCGACTTGGGGGAAATCCGACACGGTATACTCCCCGCTGGCGTCCTGTAAAAAATTCTCCCCGAACGTCGTCACCCTCACGGTCACGTTGGCAAACTCGCTCCCGTCGGCCAAAGCCCGCACGGTGTGGGACCCGTCGCCCAGGAGATTCCAGTTGACCAGCAGGCCAAAGCCATTATCCGTATCGCCACACGCGCTTTGGGTATCCCCCCGGTCGGTGCCGTAGGCGGCCTCAATGGGCGGCCCGCCGTCAAACGCTATCTCAATCTTCGTCGCGTCGCACGCCCAGCCGGATATGATCCCGAGGCCACTTTGAAAGGAATCGGGCTGAGGGTTTTCCAGAACAGCATCCGCCAGAACGCCGGACGACGCCTTCGGGCAAGTGGCGAGATATGGATCAAAGTACGACCGGAACTGACCGGCGTGGAAGAACAGATGGGTGCCATTCGCGCTGAATTGATCGAGGAGGACAGCCTTGTCGTCAACGGGTGGGGAGCCAGTGACATGGAGGAGGGTGTCCGTCGGCACGTCATACAGAAAAAGCTTGGTAGAGCCGTTTCTACTCTCAAAGGCAATTCGGGTCCCATCCGCGGAAAAGTCAATTCCGTGAGAGAAGTAGTGCCCCTCCAGGATAGTCCCTCCCCCGGTCTGGGTGTTGGTGATCTGGGTGAGCGTGCTCGTCTGCAGGTCGAACAGAAAGATCTCCTCTGCTCCAGCTGCACCGGGGCCATTAGCCGCAAAGGCCATACGGTTGCCATCCGCGCTGAAGGACAAGAAGGCGATGGGGAGGCGGGGAGAGTCCCGCCGCGGGACGTTGGTGAGCCGTGTGCCAACCGGGCGGATAATCTTGATGGGGGGAGCGAAGATGCTGTCTTTGGTGACCTGGGTGAGGGCGCGCGTCGGCACGTCATACACAAAAAGCTCCCAAGG is part of the Desulfurellaceae bacterium genome and encodes:
- a CDS encoding PD40 domain-containing protein, which produces MPNHSTPEKPNLRNRKTQSDKRWLCLAVLALGWATPALAQPTCTITELMLPRPTGRLSNVVYDVSADGRRMLFKSNINLTGQNADEGLEFFLYDVPTGTITQVTDTFGSGLMNGAMSADGSRIVFSARLNLTGQNADGSTEIFLYDVPTGTLTQVTDQLGNSSYFSDSSQARRTISADGSRLAFSSWSNLTGQNADGSTEIFLYDVPTDTLTQITNGSHINTDFNYPQISADGTRLAFSVGNTHFEDEGFWSSGTILVYDVPTGAFIEAFGDVSARNDVDFRVFSADGTRVAFTSGGNGNVPRNNDPWELFVYDVPTRALTQVTKDSIFAPPIKIIRPVGTRLTNVPRRDSPRLPIAFLSFSADGNRMAFAANGPGAAGAEEIFLFDLQTSTLTQITNTQTGGGTILEGHYFSHGIDFSADGTRIAFESRNGSTKLFLYDVPTDTLLHVTGSPPVDDKAVLLDQFSANGTHLFFHAGQFRSYFDPYLATCPKASSGVLADAVLENPQPDSFQSGLGIISGWACDATKIEIAFDGGPPIEAAYGTDRGDTQSACGDTDNGFGLLVNWNLLGDGSHTVRALADGSEFANVTVRVTTFGENFLQDASGEYTVSDFPQVGQDVVVRWQESQQNFVITDGSAGPSGGTSGRSPRVLENPAPGSFQSGIGIISGWVCEADRIEVQFNSLPPVEAAYGTDRGDTQGACGDRDNGFGLLFNWNLLGDGTHTVRALADGTEFASVTVTVRTFGEPFLQGASREFTLADFPEVGTDVVLRWQEAQQNFVITQVSGSGALVR